From one Holophagales bacterium genomic stretch:
- a CDS encoding four helix bundle protein, whose protein sequence is MARYEHLLVFKVAYDLTVWMENKVGGVSRYRKCTIGHDLRNGARGVQRRIELANSSVDKRPQLERLRGDLDELTVLVRLAKGVKALAGLAGHQHCVNELSNLSRQSAGWLRSLGGQQPESAAPPAGGPGERDRRERGGHRPAVEDDGGARPGAESGGGLREGLRASAVLRAARRYPADSRVGHGGGPWRRGLCTKG, encoded by the coding sequence ATGGCGCGCTACGAGCATCTTCTGGTCTTCAAGGTGGCCTACGACCTGACCGTCTGGATGGAGAACAAGGTCGGGGGGGTCTCCCGGTACCGCAAGTGCACCATCGGCCACGACCTGAGGAACGGTGCCCGCGGCGTGCAGAGGCGCATCGAGCTGGCGAACAGCTCCGTCGACAAGCGCCCCCAGCTGGAGCGGCTGCGGGGCGACCTGGACGAACTGACCGTCCTCGTCAGGCTCGCGAAGGGCGTGAAGGCCCTCGCGGGTCTGGCGGGCCACCAGCATTGCGTCAACGAGCTTTCCAACCTGAGCAGACAGAGTGCGGGATGGCTCCGAAGCCTGGGCGGGCAGCAGCCAGAATCAGCGGCCCCGCCGGCTGGCGGGCCTGGAGAGCGCGACCGGCGGGAGCGCGGTGGTCATCGTCCTGCAGTCGAAGATGATGGCGGGGCGCGTCCGGGAGCGGAGAGCGGTGGCGGTCTCCGTGAAGGGCTACGGGCTAGCGCGGTCCTTCGGGCGGCGCGCAGATATCCTGCAGACTCCAGGGTGGGTCACGGCGGTGGTCCCTGGCGGCGGGGACTTTGCACGAAAGGCTGA
- a CDS encoding DUF1566 domain-containing protein, whose protein sequence is MRGSRCWTRAVLGGAVALVALGLAEEAVYCQTVPPPKPKPKPKTRTATPSQPAPQPAAARAFLLIDADAPCTVEVNGEGKGQAGGGKTLKVSVELGQNVVKAINLDAGVAWRKVIEVEGAGQKVVTVELANSIEREQERREIAHLEEKGGWVDPSTGLMWAMKDNGRNVDWNAAFRYCDAFRAGEYSDWRLPNVEELKGLYDSSRWVTTKSSGPDLDRLLPMA, encoded by the coding sequence ATGAGAGGTTCGAGATGCTGGACACGAGCGGTGCTGGGCGGAGCGGTTGCGCTCGTTGCCCTGGGCTTGGCGGAAGAAGCGGTGTACTGCCAGACCGTGCCGCCCCCGAAGCCGAAGCCGAAGCCGAAGACAAGGACCGCCACGCCGTCGCAGCCTGCACCGCAGCCCGCGGCGGCCCGTGCTTTTCTCCTGATCGATGCAGATGCCCCGTGCACCGTCGAAGTGAACGGGGAAGGCAAGGGGCAGGCGGGGGGCGGCAAGACGCTGAAGGTCTCCGTCGAGCTCGGGCAGAACGTGGTGAAAGCCATCAACCTCGACGCTGGGGTCGCTTGGCGGAAGGTCATCGAGGTGGAAGGGGCGGGCCAGAAGGTCGTGACGGTGGAGCTGGCCAATTCGATCGAGAGGGAGCAAGAGCGCAGAGAGATCGCCCACTTGGAGGAAAAGGGTGGCTGGGTCGACCCTTCGACGGGCTTGATGTGGGCGATGAAGGACAACGGGAGAAACGTCGACTGGAACGCCGCGTTCCGCTACTGCGACGCCTTCCGGGCGGGAGAGTACAGCGACTGGCGGCTGCCGAATGTCGAGGAACTGAAGGGGCTCTACGACTCCTCCCGCTGGGTGACGACAAAATCAAGTGGCCCTGACCTTGACAGGTTGTTGCCCATGGCCTAG
- a CDS encoding DUF1566 domain-containing protein produces the protein MTKQEAAEILGIPVTATAEEVRRRYQEVFSDFQIRLTNAPTAQLRKTYQGSLRDFQLACEVLAPGVIADSGVEDLPTAQPSAPVVQPPRTTAQASRRPSHPPPVPEPGTSGGLPKSTIILSVILTVLVAAIASTVVNDRGKPTPVAGGQWVPPTVPASRAFLLIYADAPCRVEVNGEEKGQAGEGGPLKVGAELGQNVVKATSLDAGGAWQKVVEVKGFGQVVVNVELAKDIAERKQAAAQAVAAQRQHAIAAQQLELAQQRGYWTDPSTGLMWAMTDNGSDVDWKEADSYCRAFGVGGYSDWRLAKIGELEGLYDASRGVDYRIKWPLTVTACCPWSSSIDVTSSEWAVSFFDFRVGKRYRSPLDLAHYTPRALCVRRSGG, from the coding sequence ATGACGAAGCAAGAAGCAGCAGAGATCCTCGGGATCCCCGTCACCGCGACCGCGGAAGAGGTGAGGCGCCGCTACCAGGAGGTCTTCTCCGACTTCCAGATCCGCCTGACGAACGCCCCGACCGCGCAGCTGAGGAAGACGTATCAGGGAAGCCTGCGGGACTTCCAGCTGGCGTGCGAGGTGCTCGCGCCGGGGGTAATCGCCGACTCCGGCGTGGAGGACCTGCCCACGGCGCAGCCGAGCGCCCCGGTCGTCCAGCCACCGAGGACTACAGCGCAGGCCTCGCGCCGTCCCTCGCACCCTCCTCCGGTCCCGGAGCCCGGGACATCGGGAGGCCTGCCGAAGAGCACCATCATCCTCAGCGTCATCCTCACCGTACTTGTGGCGGCCATCGCGAGCACCGTGGTAAACGACCGGGGCAAGCCAACGCCGGTCGCAGGAGGGCAATGGGTACCCCCGACGGTACCGGCTTCACGAGCATTCCTCCTGATCTACGCCGATGCCCCGTGCCGCGTCGAAGTGAACGGAGAAGAGAAGGGGCAGGCGGGGGAAGGCGGCCCGCTGAAGGTCGGCGCCGAACTCGGACAGAACGTGGTGAAGGCGACCAGTCTCGACGCGGGGGGGGCATGGCAGAAGGTCGTCGAGGTGAAGGGCTTTGGGCAAGTGGTCGTGAACGTGGAGCTGGCGAAGGACATCGCAGAGCGGAAACAGGCGGCGGCACAGGCGGTTGCGGCGCAGAGACAGCACGCCATCGCGGCGCAGCAGCTGGAACTGGCGCAGCAGAGGGGCTACTGGACCGACCCTTCGACGGGCTTGATGTGGGCAATGACGGACAACGGGAGCGACGTCGACTGGAAAGAGGCGGACAGCTACTGCCGCGCCTTCGGGGTAGGAGGGTACAGCGACTGGCGGTTGGCGAAGATCGGAGAACTGGAGGGGCTCTACGATGCTTCCCGAGGGGTTGACTATAGGATCAAGTGGCCCCTGACCGTGACAGCTTGTTGCCCATGGTCTTCCAGTATTGACGTTACCTCTTCCGAGTGGGCCGTCTCCTTCTTCGACTTCCGCGTGGGGAAGCGGTACCGGAGCCCCCTCGACCTCGCCCACTACACCCCCCGCGCGTTGTGCGTTCGGCGTTCCGGAGGGTGA
- a CDS encoding Hsp70 family protein → MRVGVDLGTTFSLISRMGTDGAPVLMPDQMDQDAFHTPSVVYLSGSCAFVGQVVENLLEQDPGLKTIRFFKRHFGQRDPIHYDDQGTPWHAEAVGALVLKKLRFDAESYSATTLESAVITVPAHFNDPQRKAVLAAAALAEIPVLGLVEEPVAAALHYGVARECHDQVLLVYDFGGGTFDVTVLSLNASSVNVLSKGGVTDLGGKELDEAIGEMVLAQFHRALGSPSSLNVRTLQELRRASEALKIELGMPGKTKVRKLVLLGNQAVEVNLDRRDFEAAIGGLLERAEAVTLKCIEDAGLRPADVDCILLVGGSSLVPAVGDRMRKRFTRPGQRVLFHEPSKAVAFGAALHASQLAGEADLYQLPPEFKGVTGYAVGVRTLSLDTGRVAIDTIIRKNMPLPVRVKKTYFTTRPNQDRIVLELVQFREGPADAVSLGQLVVGPLPAPRQNYPIEVTVENREDGTVSVQAYDSQTGVELNQVFGRDADGGLSHLASQRALVRSTFINNG, encoded by the coding sequence GTGAGGGTGGGCGTCGACCTCGGCACCACCTTCTCCCTCATCTCGCGGATGGGAACGGACGGTGCCCCCGTCCTCATGCCAGACCAGATGGACCAGGACGCCTTCCACACTCCATCGGTCGTCTACCTCTCAGGGAGCTGTGCCTTCGTGGGGCAGGTCGTCGAGAACCTCCTGGAGCAGGACCCCGGCCTCAAGACCATCCGGTTCTTCAAGCGGCACTTCGGCCAGCGGGATCCCATCCACTACGACGACCAGGGAACGCCGTGGCATGCGGAGGCAGTAGGGGCTCTGGTCCTCAAGAAGCTGCGGTTCGACGCGGAGAGCTACTCGGCCACGACGCTCGAGTCAGCGGTCATCACGGTACCGGCGCACTTCAACGACCCGCAGCGAAAGGCGGTCCTCGCCGCCGCCGCCCTGGCGGAGATCCCCGTCCTCGGCCTCGTTGAGGAGCCCGTCGCCGCGGCCCTCCACTATGGCGTCGCGAGGGAATGCCACGACCAGGTACTCCTCGTCTACGACTTCGGCGGCGGTACCTTCGACGTCACCGTCCTGAGCCTCAATGCCAGCAGCGTCAACGTCCTCTCCAAGGGGGGCGTCACGGACCTCGGCGGAAAGGAGCTGGACGAGGCGATCGGCGAGATGGTCCTCGCCCAGTTCCACAGGGCCCTCGGGAGTCCTTCCTCGCTCAATGTCCGGACGCTCCAGGAGCTGCGGCGCGCCTCCGAGGCGCTGAAGATCGAGCTGGGGATGCCAGGAAAGACGAAGGTGAGGAAGCTCGTCCTCCTGGGCAATCAGGCTGTCGAGGTCAACCTCGACCGGAGGGACTTCGAGGCGGCCATTGGCGGGCTCCTCGAGCGCGCGGAGGCGGTGACGCTCAAGTGCATCGAGGATGCGGGCCTTCGCCCTGCCGACGTCGACTGCATCCTCCTCGTCGGCGGCTCGTCCCTGGTCCCGGCCGTCGGCGACCGGATGCGGAAGCGGTTCACGCGCCCCGGCCAGCGAGTCCTCTTTCACGAGCCGAGCAAGGCGGTGGCCTTCGGTGCGGCCCTCCACGCCAGCCAGCTCGCCGGCGAGGCGGACCTGTACCAGCTCCCGCCGGAGTTCAAGGGGGTCACTGGCTACGCGGTGGGTGTCCGTACGCTCAGCCTCGACACCGGGCGCGTGGCCATCGACACGATCATCCGGAAGAACATGCCCCTCCCGGTGAGGGTGAAGAAGACGTACTTCACGACACGCCCCAACCAGGACCGGATCGTCCTCGAGCTCGTCCAGTTCCGGGAGGGCCCGGCCGATGCCGTCAGCCTCGGGCAGCTCGTCGTTGGGCCGCTTCCCGCTCCGCGCCAGAACTACCCGATCGAGGTGACGGTGGAGAACCGGGAGGACGGTACCGTGTCGGTCCAGGCGTACGACTCGCAAACCGGCGTCGAGCTCAACCAGGTCTTCGGCCGCGACGCGGACGGGGGGCTCTCCCATCTGGCGTCGCAGCGGGCGCTCGTCCGCTCGACCTTCATCAACAACGGCTGA
- a CDS encoding redoxin domain-containing protein, producing the protein MTRPIARARVARLAPGVPLAAAVLAAGLLAGCARSEEAPPIGGTLQDLESSFGSLEGKSNRRLAGLHARWLEKYVSRRPLPADTEEAFDKLTGVYNELDDARAVLRTNDRYRKVIPVPARVDLVAEEFLACVELPSELDRALGLVKRLASAKPPDEHRIHEYRLRLYDALVDEDRVSDAAAVIEAAAASPLVTENFGVPAEVEPRRRHLSAIGKRPPQFSAETVGGTVVNLHALEGKVVLIVFWATWSGSSRDEMPGLVELYARHEDDGFEIIGVNEDEEEPRSRDLRAFLDEEKVTWPQIVDRLRGDDRLDEAYEIGRLPHTVLLDRKGKIHRVGLTGDSLARAVGKLIREPRG; encoded by the coding sequence GTGACTCGCCCCATCGCCAGGGCCCGGGTTGCGCGGCTCGCGCCAGGCGTCCCGCTCGCCGCCGCCGTCCTCGCGGCGGGCCTCCTCGCCGGCTGTGCCCGAAGTGAGGAGGCGCCGCCCATCGGGGGCACGCTCCAGGACCTCGAGTCCTCTTTCGGCTCCCTCGAGGGGAAGAGCAACCGCCGGCTCGCAGGGCTCCATGCGCGCTGGCTGGAGAAGTACGTCTCCCGCCGCCCGCTCCCGGCGGACACCGAGGAAGCGTTCGACAAGCTCACCGGCGTCTACAACGAGCTCGACGACGCGCGAGCCGTCCTCCGAACGAACGACAGGTATCGCAAGGTGATCCCCGTGCCGGCCAGAGTCGACCTGGTGGCGGAGGAGTTCCTCGCCTGCGTCGAGCTCCCCTCCGAGCTCGACCGGGCGCTGGGGCTGGTGAAGCGCCTGGCCTCGGCGAAGCCTCCCGACGAGCACCGGATCCACGAGTACCGCCTGCGGCTGTACGACGCCCTCGTCGACGAGGACCGGGTGAGCGATGCCGCGGCGGTGATCGAGGCTGCCGCGGCGAGCCCGCTCGTGACCGAGAACTTCGGCGTCCCCGCGGAGGTGGAGCCCCGCCGGCGTCACCTGTCGGCGATCGGCAAGCGGCCTCCGCAGTTCTCCGCCGAGACCGTCGGCGGAACCGTCGTCAATCTCCATGCGCTCGAGGGCAAGGTCGTCCTGATCGTCTTCTGGGCGACCTGGTCCGGGTCGAGCCGGGACGAGATGCCGGGGCTCGTCGAGCTCTATGCCAGGCACGAGGACGACGGCTTCGAGATCATCGGCGTGAACGAGGACGAGGAGGAGCCCCGGTCGCGAGACCTCCGAGCGTTTCTCGACGAGGAGAAGGTCACCTGGCCGCAGATCGTCGACCGTCTTCGCGGCGACGACCGTCTCGACGAAGCGTACGAGATCGGCAGGCTCCCCCACACCGTCCTCCTCGATCGGAAGGGGAAGATCCACCGGGTCGGGCTCACCGGTGACAGCCTCGCGCGGGCCGTGGGGAAGCTGATCCGCGAGCCTCGAGGTTGA
- a CDS encoding TlpA family protein disulfide reductase, translating into MTYRAHWLLAPCLLLSFGALAAPADETRGMGCRPVTLPFDGEVAIRPPEVEACVEFQIVKAGLLLFGGVPAGLDGELVIERTVEGEDEPASLAGFAISGGGEGRAGAVRVTSGRYRAVVRGRPWAPASVIRVTLSERPWRPGGWRELLSTSGKIEAGNGVVSARERKTVSGVVLERAGAWESVSHVEVMRDEASGAVLVPRTASGVFPREARAGGAESDWRTWSDLPSEGVLLSFPSADLGDSGVALRGVSPGPVIRADEVAGAIDPDAPMGRTLGRPGYALDLHLVEPTDLRARVDSPDGPVIVRFRDENGTLLAEDDRGDASAEAWIAAEALAVPARGRNLRVEILLRDDRGKRCSFDVEGTKRGSLTLRPAGELRLDAKGAGLRRRARLFEGECRRPCRIRLTTPESVPSAVLRADGSFEAVSRAAVPADLLRVGDAAVVRSLSAASDESILHRHGVDRPDDLEEGARGVIRMFQGREFAGLQTSGSELEGVATAGLAPEGYGGPERFQLLDFTAGASGPLLFALFDDSAAVPQVEVIETLFRERASREKSSLEPLVEYLPGWMEAVSEVEVTEPGLLEAEIPDPEGRFEFSLWDPAGKRIARSRPASDVGCSWGCPHSADGECDDGRPGAVSASCPPGTDCADCLAIPRARPASPVLELRKWLPAPGRYRLRIAAARIPKGSIPYSLRWKHRSGTPLERVVRPAEVGQIAAFFETTRPTWRRRVRTDAGRETLVELELPSALPARLELLDEGGKRLAVTDSGASAPSVVALLPPGPDREIEIVASTATSVPSASLTVFSLSQPLGVVKPKRLAPRPETRPPAPQVELPTGAALPASLQALRGKVVVLEFWASWCAPCREALPAVERLHRTFGGRDVVVLGLNSEAAPVRGRAVSELGLTFPQVPDEDERIWALFAVEELPRTIVVDRSGRVFADLKGLLPPGRLRALVELALAEPAS; encoded by the coding sequence ATGACATACCGCGCGCATTGGCTTCTCGCCCCCTGCCTCCTCCTCTCCTTCGGGGCACTGGCTGCGCCGGCGGATGAGACCCGTGGGATGGGGTGTCGGCCGGTCACCCTCCCGTTCGACGGCGAAGTCGCCATCCGGCCCCCGGAGGTGGAGGCGTGCGTCGAGTTCCAGATCGTGAAGGCGGGCCTCCTCCTTTTCGGGGGAGTGCCGGCCGGCCTCGACGGGGAGCTGGTGATCGAGCGGACGGTCGAAGGTGAGGACGAGCCGGCCTCGTTGGCGGGCTTTGCGATCAGCGGGGGCGGAGAAGGGCGTGCCGGGGCGGTCCGGGTCACCTCGGGCCGATACAGGGCCGTTGTAAGGGGCCGCCCCTGGGCGCCGGCTTCGGTCATCCGGGTGACGCTTTCCGAGCGGCCCTGGCGTCCGGGCGGGTGGCGGGAGCTCCTCTCGACGTCCGGAAAGATCGAGGCCGGGAACGGTGTCGTGAGTGCCCGGGAGCGGAAGACCGTCTCGGGGGTCGTCCTCGAACGTGCCGGCGCCTGGGAATCGGTCTCCCACGTCGAGGTGATGCGAGACGAGGCCTCGGGCGCCGTGCTGGTGCCCCGGACCGCGTCCGGGGTGTTCCCCCGCGAAGCCCGCGCCGGTGGGGCCGAGAGCGACTGGAGAACGTGGTCGGACTTGCCTTCCGAAGGGGTCCTCCTCTCGTTCCCGTCCGCGGATCTCGGCGACTCCGGCGTTGCCCTGCGCGGCGTCTCACCCGGCCCGGTCATCCGGGCCGACGAAGTGGCTGGGGCGATCGACCCGGACGCCCCGATGGGGCGCACACTCGGCCGGCCGGGTTACGCGCTCGACCTTCACCTCGTCGAGCCGACGGACCTTCGCGCACGCGTCGACAGTCCGGACGGCCCGGTCATCGTTCGGTTCCGGGACGAGAACGGGACGCTCCTGGCGGAGGACGACAGGGGCGACGCCAGCGCCGAAGCGTGGATCGCTGCGGAGGCGCTCGCCGTCCCCGCGAGGGGCCGAAACCTTCGGGTCGAGATCCTCCTCAGGGATGACCGCGGGAAGCGATGCTCGTTCGACGTGGAGGGGACGAAGAGAGGCTCTCTCACCCTACGCCCGGCCGGCGAGCTGCGGCTGGACGCGAAAGGCGCGGGTCTTCGCCGGCGGGCGCGCCTCTTCGAGGGGGAGTGCCGCCGGCCCTGCCGTATCCGGCTGACGACGCCGGAGTCGGTGCCTTCCGCGGTGCTCCGGGCGGACGGGTCCTTCGAGGCGGTCTCGCGGGCCGCCGTCCCCGCGGACCTCCTCCGCGTGGGCGACGCCGCCGTCGTCCGATCCCTTTCTGCCGCCTCCGACGAGTCCATCCTCCACCGTCACGGCGTCGACCGGCCCGACGATCTCGAGGAGGGCGCCCGCGGCGTCATCCGGATGTTCCAGGGCCGCGAGTTCGCGGGGCTCCAGACCTCCGGATCCGAGCTCGAAGGCGTGGCCACGGCGGGGCTGGCTCCGGAGGGCTACGGCGGACCGGAGAGATTCCAGCTCCTCGACTTCACCGCCGGCGCTTCCGGCCCGCTCCTGTTCGCCCTCTTCGACGACTCCGCAGCCGTTCCGCAGGTGGAGGTCATCGAGACGCTCTTTCGCGAGCGGGCCTCCCGGGAGAAGTCTTCCCTCGAGCCGCTCGTCGAGTACCTCCCGGGCTGGATGGAGGCCGTATCCGAGGTCGAGGTGACCGAGCCCGGCCTCCTCGAGGCGGAAATACCGGACCCGGAAGGGCGCTTCGAGTTTTCCCTCTGGGATCCCGCCGGCAAGAGGATCGCCCGGTCCCGTCCCGCTTCCGACGTCGGGTGCTCCTGGGGCTGCCCCCACTCTGCGGACGGGGAGTGCGACGACGGCCGGCCCGGAGCGGTGTCTGCCTCGTGCCCTCCCGGGACCGATTGTGCCGACTGCCTGGCGATCCCCCGTGCCCGCCCGGCGTCGCCCGTGCTCGAGCTGAGGAAGTGGCTTCCGGCACCGGGCCGGTACCGGCTCCGGATCGCGGCCGCACGCATCCCCAAGGGCTCGATTCCCTACTCCTTGCGGTGGAAACACCGGTCGGGAACTCCCCTCGAGAGGGTCGTCCGGCCGGCAGAGGTTGGGCAAATAGCCGCGTTCTTCGAGACGACCCGTCCGACCTGGCGGCGCAGGGTCCGTACGGACGCGGGCCGGGAGACGCTCGTGGAGCTGGAGCTCCCTTCGGCCCTGCCGGCGCGTCTCGAGCTCCTCGACGAAGGGGGAAAGCGGCTCGCGGTCACCGACAGCGGCGCGAGCGCCCCGAGCGTCGTCGCCCTCCTGCCGCCCGGTCCGGATCGGGAGATCGAGATCGTGGCGTCGACCGCCACTTCGGTGCCCAGCGCCTCCCTCACCGTCTTCTCCCTTTCGCAGCCCCTGGGTGTCGTGAAACCGAAGCGTCTCGCCCCCAGGCCGGAGACGCGCCCGCCCGCACCGCAGGTCGAGCTCCCCACGGGCGCGGCGCTTCCCGCCTCGCTCCAGGCGCTCCGCGGAAAGGTCGTCGTCCTCGAGTTCTGGGCCTCGTGGTGCGCCCCTTGCCGTGAAGCGTTGCCGGCCGTCGAGAGGCTCCACCGGACCTTCGGAGGGCGGGACGTCGTCGTCCTCGGCCTCAACAGCGAAGCCGCGCCAGTCCGCGGCCGGGCCGTCTCCGAGCTCGGTCTGACCTTTCCCCAGGTGCCGGACGAGGACGAGCGCATCTGGGCGCTCTTCGCCGTCGAGGAGCTCCCGAGGACCATCGTCGTCGACCGAAGCGGCCGGGTCTTCGCGGACCTGAAGGGCCTCCTCCCGCCCGGGCGCCTTCGCGCGCTCGTCGAGCTCGCGCTCGCGGAGCCCGCCTCGTGA
- a CDS encoding outer membrane lipoprotein-sorting protein — MSRRRFTLAAFLAAPILLAAVARPAVADEARSLLVQSEERHRTKSQEYEGDLVVTSKDGRERRKSWKSYRLGYAGDSKMLIRFTAPPEVKGVGFLSLPRPGKNPDQWLYLPSMKRERRIAAQDRSASFVGTDFNYEDMEELDHEKYDAKLLAEEAVAGQPCFVIEARPRSDAGKSLYERKLLFLRKDILYLVRMDLFRPGEKEPGKRLLLEDVALVDGRHVARRMTMQDLGKRSTTVIRLEKLAFDRPQPAGRHTLQNLVREGGD; from the coding sequence ATGAGTAGACGCCGCTTCACGCTCGCCGCGTTCCTCGCGGCCCCCATCCTTCTCGCGGCCGTCGCCCGGCCCGCCGTTGCCGACGAGGCGCGGTCGCTCCTCGTCCAGTCCGAGGAGCGCCACAGGACGAAGAGCCAGGAGTACGAGGGAGACCTCGTCGTCACGTCGAAGGACGGCAGGGAACGCCGCAAGAGCTGGAAGAGCTACCGGCTCGGCTACGCGGGCGACTCGAAGATGCTCATCCGCTTCACGGCGCCACCGGAGGTGAAGGGGGTCGGGTTCCTCTCCCTCCCGCGGCCGGGAAAGAACCCCGACCAGTGGCTCTACCTCCCGTCGATGAAACGCGAGCGCCGCATCGCCGCGCAGGACCGGAGCGCCTCGTTCGTCGGCACCGACTTCAACTACGAGGACATGGAGGAGCTCGACCACGAGAAATACGACGCCAAGCTCCTCGCGGAGGAGGCCGTGGCGGGCCAGCCCTGCTTCGTCATCGAGGCGCGGCCCCGCTCCGACGCGGGGAAGAGCCTCTACGAGAGGAAGCTCCTGTTCCTGCGCAAGGACATCCTCTACCTGGTCCGGATGGACCTCTTCCGCCCTGGCGAGAAGGAGCCGGGCAAGCGCCTCCTCCTCGAGGACGTCGCCCTCGTCGACGGCCGCCACGTCGCCCGGCGCATGACGATGCAGGACCTCGGCAAGAGGTCGACGACCGTCATCCGCCTCGAGAAGCTCGCCTTCGACCGGCCGCAGCCCGCAGGGCGCCACACGCTCCAGAACCTCGTGCGGGAGGGGGGCGACTGA
- a CDS encoding ABC transporter ATP-binding protein: protein MLQLKDVLKVYEGKARVVALDGVSLSIGDGEMVAVMGPSGSGKSTLLNLMGGLDVPTSGALLVAGADLATKSEEERSLFRRTHVSYVFQAYHLMPTLTAAQNVELPLHLAGRPAAEARERALKTLAEVGLTARTTHLPDELSGGERQRVAIARALVTGAPLLLADEPTGNLDTARGEEILQLLKAIHAARRTTIVMVTHDPNAAAACERVVRFRDGRVVEDTRG, encoded by the coding sequence ATGCTCCAGCTGAAGGACGTCCTGAAGGTGTACGAAGGCAAGGCGCGCGTCGTCGCGCTCGACGGGGTGTCGCTCTCGATCGGCGACGGCGAGATGGTCGCGGTGATGGGGCCGTCCGGCTCCGGGAAGTCGACCCTCCTCAACCTCATGGGCGGCCTCGACGTGCCGACGTCGGGGGCGCTCCTCGTCGCCGGAGCGGACCTCGCGACGAAGAGCGAGGAGGAGCGTTCGCTCTTCCGGAGAACTCACGTCTCCTACGTCTTTCAGGCCTACCACCTGATGCCGACGCTCACGGCGGCGCAGAACGTCGAGCTGCCGCTCCACCTCGCGGGAAGGCCGGCGGCCGAGGCGCGGGAGAGGGCGCTGAAGACCCTCGCGGAGGTCGGCCTCACCGCGCGGACGACACACCTTCCCGACGAGCTCTCCGGCGGCGAGAGGCAGAGGGTCGCCATCGCGCGGGCGCTCGTCACCGGCGCGCCGCTCCTCCTCGCCGACGAGCCGACCGGAAACCTCGACACCGCGCGGGGCGAGGAGATCCTCCAGCTGCTGAAGGCGATCCACGCGGCGCGCAGGACGACGATCGTCATGGTGACGCACGACCCGAACGCCGCGGCGGCGTGCGAGAGGGTCGTGAGATTCCGCGACGGGCGCGTCGTGGAGGACACGCGCGGGTGA